A genomic stretch from Candidatus Hydrogenedentota bacterium includes:
- a CDS encoding LysM peptidoglycan-binding domain-containing protein, whose amino-acid sequence MKTVATLPEACRRFISSYITYNSVILFVTVIFLITGCANQSYDQGHIRPSVRIDHAPVDTDADRVVDVNALLNEAEAELQKANAAHEQGNFDAAQAHYQRVLKLLLDANLDPALFYESNGQLEAILKMYLKHAHLYHHPEGRLGSSKTGVYNDIAISLPLPKYVEAEIAELRERYPGTFQRGLDRSARYMPYIREYFRSQGLPEDLAWLAMVESMFRPDAVSPAGAGGMWQFMRATGRRFSLRMDSYVDERKNWRSSTQAAAEYLKCLYNFFDGDWSLAVTAYNMGEGGLSRAMEANGGDRNFWNLIETPPASERIKQESKKYYPRLLAYIVVANAPERYGFNRPDSTIESIDFVPVNGRYNLAELDKTLGLNAGTLSELNPDLIQKATPPQGEYMMAVPLSHREQLLAALKTTKPVQYAAPVEKAPASAPQKGGVHRVRKGETISSIARTYGVSEQQLMQANRIRNARQLQANQSLHIPGVVSTSKDPALALAQEKASTVTVKESAASTYTVKTGDTLSAIACSHKTSVTALTKLNNLKEGDCIRVGQVLNLGTAAAPAQESAPRYHEVKSGEYPSVIAKLYGVSTPDLLRWNNLTPQSVIRAGDRLVIGGPGGKAASTTAVAEQNNTPSKAQKAEVKTHKIAPGETASAIAARYGVKTANLLAANDLTAKSILIVGHTLTIPQAQQGISTRDQSKDIQLSKASQKKTVHTVTAGQNPTSIAQRYGVKVKDLFEWNNWPDAPVLRVGDKVSIYQD is encoded by the coding sequence GTGAAAACCGTAGCCACTTTACCTGAAGCATGTCGCCGATTCATTTCGTCTTACATTACATACAATTCGGTGATCCTTTTTGTCACAGTTATTTTCCTAATCACCGGTTGCGCCAATCAGTCCTATGACCAAGGTCATATACGTCCCTCCGTTCGTATAGATCATGCCCCCGTCGATACGGACGCCGACCGAGTTGTCGACGTGAACGCTTTGCTCAACGAAGCAGAAGCAGAACTTCAAAAAGCTAATGCCGCCCACGAACAAGGTAATTTTGACGCTGCCCAAGCCCATTACCAACGGGTACTGAAACTGCTTTTAGATGCCAACCTGGATCCTGCTCTTTTCTATGAATCCAACGGACAGCTTGAAGCAATCTTGAAGATGTACTTGAAACATGCCCACCTTTACCATCATCCTGAGGGGCGTCTCGGTTCTTCCAAAACAGGGGTCTACAACGACATTGCCATTAGTCTGCCCCTGCCTAAATATGTAGAAGCAGAAATTGCCGAGCTGCGGGAACGCTATCCCGGTACCTTTCAGCGGGGACTCGATCGCAGCGCACGCTATATGCCTTATATAAGAGAATACTTCCGCTCCCAAGGCTTGCCCGAAGATCTAGCGTGGCTCGCCATGGTTGAAAGCATGTTTCGTCCTGATGCCGTTTCTCCTGCAGGCGCAGGCGGTATGTGGCAGTTCATGCGCGCCACGGGACGGCGCTTCTCGCTGCGAATGGACAGTTACGTAGATGAACGGAAAAACTGGCGCAGTTCAACCCAAGCGGCGGCAGAATATCTGAAGTGTTTGTACAATTTCTTTGATGGTGATTGGTCGCTTGCTGTAACAGCATACAATATGGGTGAAGGCGGCTTATCACGGGCGATGGAAGCCAATGGCGGCGACCGCAATTTTTGGAATCTTATTGAGACGCCTCCTGCTTCCGAGCGCATTAAACAAGAATCGAAAAAGTATTATCCCCGTCTGCTCGCCTATATCGTGGTTGCCAACGCGCCGGAAAGATACGGATTTAACCGCCCGGACAGTACCATCGAAAGCATAGATTTTGTGCCCGTAAATGGACGCTACAACTTGGCGGAACTGGATAAGACCTTAGGATTAAACGCAGGGACCCTGTCGGAGCTTAATCCCGATCTGATCCAAAAAGCGACACCCCCTCAAGGGGAATATATGATGGCTGTACCGCTAAGCCATCGAGAACAATTGTTGGCTGCCCTCAAAACGACGAAGCCCGTTCAGTATGCGGCGCCCGTGGAAAAGGCACCTGCATCAGCGCCTCAAAAAGGCGGCGTACACAGAGTGCGCAAAGGCGAAACGATTTCCAGCATCGCACGCACTTATGGCGTGTCGGAACAGCAGCTCATGCAAGCCAATCGGATTCGTAACGCCAGACAGCTGCAGGCGAATCAATCGCTCCATATCCCCGGCGTCGTATCGACCAGCAAAGATCCCGCCCTTGCTCTAGCTCAAGAAAAAGCCTCCACCGTGACCGTCAAAGAGTCTGCCGCTTCGACCTATACCGTAAAAACAGGGGATACCTTGTCTGCCATAGCCTGCAGTCATAAAACCTCGGTAACGGCGCTGACAAAACTGAACAACCTCAAAGAAGGCGATTGTATCCGTGTCGGCCAGGTGCTTAATCTCGGCACAGCAGCCGCGCCCGCACAAGAATCTGCCCCGCGCTACCATGAAGTCAAATCCGGTGAATATCCCAGCGTCATCGCCAAACTCTACGGCGTTTCCACCCCTGATCTGCTCCGCTGGAATAATCTCACACCCCAATCCGTGATTCGCGCAGGTGATCGTCTGGTCATCGGCGGTCCCGGCGGGAAAGCCGCTTCGACAACCGCTGTCGCCGAACAAAATAATACACCGAGCAAAGCACAAAAAGCTGAAGTGAAGACCCATAAAATTGCGCCGGGTGAAACCGCCTCCGCCATTGCGGCCCGTTATGGCGTTAAAACGGCGAACCTCCTCGCTGCCAATGATCTCACCGCCAAATCTATATTGATCGTTGGACACACATTGACAATCCCACAGGCGCAGCAAGGTATCAGCACCCGTGACCAATCGAAGGACATCCAGCTCTCCAAGGCATCACAAAAGAAAACGGTGCACACCGTCACGGCGGGACAAAACCCCACCTCCATCGCACAACGTTATGGCGTTAAAGTCAAAGATTTGTTTGAATGGAACAACTGGCCGGATGCGCCCGTCCTGCGTGTAGGTGATAAGGTCTCCATTTACCAAGATTGA
- a CDS encoding Gfo/Idh/MocA family oxidoreductase yields the protein MKLRHKSVSRRQFLAACARTAALGTTVTSLYAPRAHSALSMARRVPPSEQIRLAVIGTGGMGRRHIEALSENPQCSLAAVCDVATGRFKPVLEWLKKERNIEPDGYQDFRHILDRKDIDAVLVATPDHWHPMLTILGCQAGKDVYVEKPAATTVAEGRAMVEAARRYGRVVQLGTQQRTMPLFQTAMTRIHRGDIGKVTAASVWVGQNVWQTGETRQEVPRGLDWDLWLGPAPKVPFSMERYTGWMGWHDYARGGQFTNWGVHLLDIVHWGIGQDRPLSVQASGGSFTKEIGQDNYEILTALYEYPGCLVSWEQRPSDFREGKSYGICFYGEEGALSVDRASLVIRRNEQVKEELVGEPEESWAHPPHHNDFFASIRSRSRPAADIEQGVRSTNAPLLGGIALKTRRKLYWDGDQELFRNDPQANQHLTRAYRTPWYI from the coding sequence ATGAAGCTTCGACACAAGTCTGTGAGTCGACGCCAATTTTTAGCTGCCTGCGCCCGCACTGCCGCCTTGGGAACAACCGTGACAAGTCTCTATGCGCCCCGCGCCCACAGCGCCTTATCCATGGCACGCCGGGTGCCGCCTTCCGAACAAATCCGATTGGCAGTCATTGGCACAGGCGGCATGGGCCGTCGTCATATCGAAGCCCTAAGCGAGAATCCCCAATGCAGCTTGGCGGCCGTATGTGATGTTGCCACGGGACGCTTCAAACCCGTTTTGGAATGGCTCAAAAAAGAGCGTAATATTGAACCGGACGGTTATCAAGATTTTAGGCACATTCTGGATCGTAAAGATATTGATGCCGTACTCGTGGCAACACCGGATCATTGGCATCCCATGCTCACGATTCTCGGATGTCAGGCGGGCAAAGATGTCTATGTGGAAAAACCGGCGGCAACCACCGTTGCGGAAGGCAGGGCTATGGTTGAAGCGGCACGCCGTTACGGGCGGGTCGTCCAATTGGGAACACAACAGCGGACGATGCCTCTTTTCCAAACTGCCATGACTCGGATACACCGCGGCGATATTGGCAAGGTGACCGCCGCATCCGTATGGGTAGGGCAAAACGTGTGGCAGACCGGCGAGACGCGCCAAGAAGTGCCCCGCGGTCTCGATTGGGATCTTTGGCTTGGGCCCGCTCCTAAAGTGCCCTTTTCCATGGAACGTTATACTGGATGGATGGGCTGGCACGACTATGCCCGAGGCGGCCAGTTCACCAATTGGGGCGTTCATCTGCTCGACATTGTTCATTGGGGAATCGGTCAGGATCGTCCGCTCAGCGTCCAGGCTTCGGGCGGCAGTTTTACAAAAGAAATCGGACAGGACAATTATGAAATCCTGACTGCCCTCTATGAATACCCCGGTTGTCTCGTGAGCTGGGAACAGCGCCCAAGCGATTTTCGCGAAGGGAAAAGTTATGGCATTTGCTTTTACGGGGAAGAGGGCGCACTCAGCGTTGACCGTGCTTCCCTCGTAATCCGACGAAATGAGCAGGTCAAAGAGGAACTCGTAGGAGAGCCTGAGGAAAGTTGGGCACATCCCCCCCACCACAACGATTTCTTCGCGTCCATTCGCAGCCGCAGCCGACCTGCCGCCGACATCGAACAAGGAGTGCGTTCGACCAATGCGCCCTTACTCGGAGGCATTGCCCTTAAAACGCGACGCAAATTATATTGGGATGGCGACCAAGAATTGTTTAGGAACGATCCCCAAGCCAATCAGCATTTAACCCGCGCCTATCGTACACCATGGTATATTTGA
- a CDS encoding VCBS repeat-containing protein: MMRMILVFTMIFAVVGVAEEATLHFEKMRIGTANFEAASIFDVDNDGVKDLFSGGFWYKGPDFKTAHKVTEIQAIQNYFDDFSNIPVDVNGDGLMDIITGGWWGLTLQWRENPGNTGEWITHDIAEVGNIERTCPCDFDNDGYPEFIPVVTPVSVFKLIRDEDGKGTGRFEKYVISGGTGGHGLGCGDINGDGRNDIILAGGWLEAPEDPYQGDAWIWHEEFELDHASLPILVYDVNGDGLNDLIYGAAHDYGLWWMEQGKDEAGKRSWTRHDIDTERSQYHDLRLVDLDNDGKLELITGKRYYAHNGSDPGADDPIGLYYFKIDGTTFTRHTIDYGEAGKASGAGIYFWVDDVDGNGWQDILAPGKDGLYLFLNQGFKDTN, from the coding sequence ATGATGAGAATGATATTGGTATTCACAATGATATTTGCTGTAGTCGGCGTTGCAGAAGAAGCTACGCTGCACTTCGAGAAGATGCGGATCGGCACCGCCAATTTTGAAGCTGCCTCCATTTTTGATGTGGACAATGATGGTGTTAAAGACCTTTTCTCAGGCGGCTTCTGGTATAAAGGACCTGATTTTAAGACCGCCCATAAAGTGACCGAAATTCAGGCAATCCAAAATTATTTTGACGACTTCTCCAACATACCTGTTGATGTAAACGGTGACGGGCTGATGGATATTATCACAGGCGGCTGGTGGGGGCTCACCCTGCAGTGGCGCGAAAACCCCGGCAATACCGGAGAATGGATCACCCACGACATCGCAGAAGTGGGTAATATTGAACGCACCTGCCCTTGCGATTTCGACAATGACGGTTATCCTGAATTCATTCCTGTAGTCACCCCTGTAAGTGTTTTCAAGCTGATCCGAGATGAAGACGGCAAAGGGACAGGCCGCTTTGAAAAGTATGTCATTTCCGGCGGTACCGGCGGGCACGGCTTGGGCTGTGGCGATATCAACGGTGACGGGCGCAACGATATCATTCTTGCCGGAGGCTGGCTGGAAGCACCGGAAGATCCGTATCAAGGCGACGCCTGGATTTGGCATGAAGAATTTGAGCTGGATCATGCAAGCCTGCCTATTTTGGTCTATGATGTGAACGGTGACGGGCTGAACGATCTCATCTATGGCGCCGCACATGATTACGGATTGTGGTGGATGGAACAGGGCAAAGACGAGGCGGGCAAGCGCAGCTGGACACGCCACGACATTGATACTGAACGTTCCCAATATCATGACTTGCGCTTGGTCGATCTGGACAATGACGGCAAATTAGAGCTGATCACAGGCAAACGGTACTATGCTCACAACGGCAGCGACCCCGGCGCTGACGATCCCATAGGGCTCTATTACTTCAAGATCGACGGCACCACCTTCACACGGCACACCATTGATTACGGTGAGGCGGGCAAAGCAAGCGGCGCAGGTATTTATTTCTGGGTCGATGATGTGGACGGCAACGGCTGGCAAGACATCTTAGCGCCGGGCAAAGACGGACTCTACCTTTTCCTAAACCAAGGTTTCAAAGACACCAACTGA
- a CDS encoding sodium:solute symporter family protein, producing the protein MLGLTLWDWAALAVYFCIVLIIGIWTARRVSNTSDFFIGGRRFGKTMMVFFAFGAGTSGNDAVGVSSKTYVGGLSGIWFQWLWLFCTPFYWLIAPVFRRMRALTTGDYFEQRYNGSVAGLYAFVGMGLLTVNIGVLQLGAASMIEALTGGAVSRYAAVLAMTALILFYGIAGGLVAAILTDFLQGILTLVLSFLLIPYALSAVGGFSGLHEGIQDSHMFSLVAPGEINLFYIIMLCTSALVGIVTQPHTMGTCAAGRTEMDGQIGFAAGNLLKRFCTVAWMIVGLCGVVMFAGESPAMDPDLVYGAVAQRLLPAIMPGLVGIFLAALIASLQSSCDAFMVSCSALFTQNFYRRWLVRDKADGHYVLVGRVTAVVVVLIAVVFSFWVQDVPSGLVWFFKLQALMGAAFWLGLFWRRATVAGAWASTLVGFAVLAVTSLPQFHAWAVTHLPDTMIWEERFRDSWQIAAYLSSAFAAGIIVSLLTRRVDKAKLDRFYDCLRTPIQRDELHHPDPFTLPEGVTPPPARKIIQHPDFEILVPSRSAVYGFLFFWAWVALLIGFVYWLSGVGA; encoded by the coding sequence ATGCTGGGATTAACCCTGTGGGATTGGGCGGCCCTCGCCGTCTATTTCTGCATCGTGCTGATAATCGGTATCTGGACCGCGCGCCGTGTTTCCAATACCTCCGATTTTTTTATAGGCGGCAGGCGTTTCGGAAAAACCATGATGGTCTTTTTCGCCTTTGGCGCAGGCACCAGCGGCAATGATGCGGTCGGTGTTTCTTCAAAAACCTATGTGGGCGGTTTATCCGGCATCTGGTTCCAATGGCTGTGGTTGTTCTGCACCCCCTTCTATTGGTTGATCGCGCCCGTCTTTCGGCGTATGCGCGCCCTGACTACGGGCGACTATTTCGAACAGCGCTATAACGGCAGTGTGGCAGGGCTCTACGCCTTCGTTGGCATGGGCCTCCTTACCGTCAATATCGGCGTATTACAATTGGGCGCGGCCTCGATGATTGAAGCCTTAACGGGCGGCGCTGTGAGCCGTTACGCCGCTGTTCTAGCCATGACCGCCCTCATTTTATTTTATGGTATTGCCGGAGGATTGGTGGCCGCCATTCTCACCGATTTCCTGCAGGGCATCCTAACCCTCGTCCTGTCCTTCTTGCTGATCCCCTATGCGCTCAGTGCGGTAGGCGGATTTTCAGGGCTCCATGAAGGCATTCAGGACAGCCACATGTTCAGTCTTGTGGCACCCGGTGAAATAAACTTGTTCTATATCATCATGCTCTGTACGAGCGCCCTAGTAGGTATCGTTACCCAACCCCATACCATGGGTACGTGCGCGGCAGGACGTACGGAGATGGATGGTCAAATCGGCTTTGCAGCCGGCAACCTGCTCAAACGCTTCTGCACAGTGGCATGGATGATTGTCGGTCTTTGCGGCGTGGTCATGTTTGCCGGCGAAAGCCCCGCCATGGATCCTGACTTGGTCTATGGAGCCGTGGCGCAGCGGCTGCTGCCCGCCATCATGCCCGGCCTTGTCGGTATCTTTTTGGCCGCTTTAATCGCATCACTCCAATCTTCCTGTGACGCCTTCATGGTGTCCTGCTCCGCCTTGTTCACACAAAACTTTTACCGCCGCTGGCTGGTGCGCGACAAAGCAGATGGACATTATGTATTGGTGGGACGTGTGACCGCCGTAGTCGTTGTTTTAATTGCCGTTGTGTTTTCGTTCTGGGTTCAGGACGTGCCCAGCGGATTGGTCTGGTTTTTCAAACTACAAGCTTTAATGGGCGCGGCGTTCTGGCTCGGTCTGTTCTGGCGCCGTGCTACCGTCGCCGGCGCGTGGGCATCTACTTTGGTCGGCTTTGCTGTCCTCGCAGTGACCTCCCTGCCGCAGTTCCACGCTTGGGCGGTCACACATCTTCCTGACACCATGATCTGGGAAGAACGTTTCCGTGACTCGTGGCAAATTGCAGCCTATCTTTCTTCCGCCTTTGCCGCAGGCATTATCGTCAGTCTCCTGACGCGGCGCGTCGATAAAGCAAAGCTGGATCGCTTCTATGACTGCCTGCGTACCCCTATACAGCGCGACGAGCTTCACCACCCTGATCCCTTCACCCTGCCCGAAGGCGTAACGCCGCCTCCGGCACGCAAAATCATCCAACACCCTGATTTCGAAATTCTCGTGCCATCGCGAAGCGCTGTATACGGATTTCTATTTTTCTGGGCGTGGGTCGCCCTATTGATCGGTTTTGTCTATTGGCTCAGCGGCGTAGGCGCCTAA
- a CDS encoding prepilin-type N-terminal cleavage/methylation domain-containing protein: MHVIKKQGFTLIELLVVIAIIGILAAILLPALARAREAARRKSCQNNLKQWGTIFKLYADEQKDYWPPIQDTNIHKEGWPGPAGLAGLSGDASVFEIASTPLISAWYPNYNSDPSILICPSDAEDDVDSLRDENGDWNFWKPGENWKAGPSYVYFGWMSDRLQARDLPPVPIETFDYISAGAGVVGYEAPEGCFVAQQFGAALDGVLKSFVQYAMNTGPYANEPAGIALRKIGDNNVQVAAGRGNGGSDTIYRFKEGNERFLVTDVNNPQTSAMAQSTIYTMMDFFGNREGVSMFNHVPGGCNVMFMDGHVEWIPYVPPAPGQDDTPSMDLGATQPVLPSIATIIGIFSVQI; encoded by the coding sequence ATTCATGTCATCAAAAAACAAGGCTTTACACTTATCGAACTGTTGGTTGTCATTGCAATAATTGGAATTTTGGCCGCTATTTTACTTCCGGCCTTGGCACGTGCCCGTGAAGCGGCACGCAGAAAGTCGTGTCAAAACAATTTAAAACAATGGGGCACCATCTTTAAATTGTATGCCGATGAACAAAAGGATTATTGGCCTCCCATCCAAGATACCAATATCCATAAAGAAGGCTGGCCGGGGCCGGCGGGCTTGGCGGGCTTATCGGGAGATGCCTCCGTTTTTGAAATTGCGTCGACCCCCCTTATCAGTGCTTGGTATCCGAACTACAACAGCGATCCTTCCATTTTAATTTGCCCGTCTGATGCGGAAGATGATGTTGATTCCCTGAGAGATGAAAATGGCGATTGGAATTTTTGGAAGCCCGGCGAAAATTGGAAGGCAGGTCCCAGCTATGTTTATTTTGGCTGGATGTCAGACCGTTTGCAAGCCCGTGATTTGCCGCCGGTACCAATCGAGACTTTCGATTATATCTCTGCCGGCGCGGGCGTTGTGGGATACGAAGCGCCGGAAGGCTGTTTTGTGGCGCAGCAATTTGGCGCTGCCTTGGATGGCGTCTTAAAGAGCTTCGTCCAATATGCCATGAACACAGGCCCTTACGCCAATGAACCTGCCGGCATTGCACTGCGTAAAATCGGTGATAACAATGTTCAAGTTGCAGCAGGTCGTGGAAATGGGGGCAGCGATACGATCTACCGTTTTAAGGAAGGGAATGAACGCTTTTTGGTTACAGACGTGAACAATCCTCAAACGTCCGCCATGGCGCAGAGCACTATTTATACCATGATGGATTTTTTTGGTAACCGGGAAGGCGTGAGCATGTTCAACCACGTACCCGGCGGCTGTAACGTAATGTTCATGGATGGGCACGTGGAATGGATTCCTTATGTACCGCCTGCTCCCGGTCAGGATGATACGCCGTCTATGGATCTGGGCGCGACACAGCCTGTGCTTCCCAGTATTGCCACGATCATCGGTATATTCAGCGTACAGATCTAA
- a CDS encoding ABC transporter ATP-binding protein has translation MNNGVNNVIACDKIRKVYRDGNRELVILDGISLEIPEGKMVSITGPSGVGKSTLLHILGTLDNPSSGDLFFRGEKLSALTSAKINHIRNREIGFVFQFYHLLPEFTALENVMMAALCKGARRKECKERAAGLLEQVGLKERMTHKPGQLSGGEQQRVAIARGLFNHPSVLLCDEPTGNLDERTGIEIVELLCDLNQSGSVTLIIVTHDDSIAKNADLWFYLHKGQARREK, from the coding sequence ATGAATAATGGGGTCAACAACGTTATCGCTTGTGATAAGATTCGGAAAGTATACCGTGACGGCAATCGTGAACTGGTCATACTGGATGGCATCAGCCTCGAAATTCCCGAAGGGAAAATGGTTTCTATTACGGGACCGTCCGGTGTGGGCAAAAGTACCTTGCTCCATATTTTGGGAACCTTAGACAACCCTTCTTCAGGCGATCTCTTTTTTCGAGGCGAAAAATTAAGCGCCTTGACGAGTGCAAAAATTAATCACATTCGCAATCGTGAAATCGGATTTGTGTTCCAATTCTATCATCTGCTCCCTGAATTTACGGCGCTGGAAAATGTGATGATGGCGGCATTGTGTAAAGGGGCACGACGAAAAGAATGTAAGGAACGCGCCGCCGGGCTCTTGGAACAAGTGGGATTGAAGGAGCGTATGACCCATAAGCCGGGCCAGCTCAGCGGGGGTGAACAACAACGGGTCGCCATTGCCCGAGGCCTTTTCAATCATCCTTCCGTATTGTTGTGTGATGAGCCGACCGGCAATCTGGACGAGCGCACCGGTATTGAAATCGTTGAATTACTTTGCGATCTCAACCAAAGCGGAAGCGTCACCTTGATCATTGTGACCCATGATGATTCGATTGCCAAAAATGCAGATCTTTGGTTTTATCTTCACAAGGGACAGGCGCGGAGAGAGAAATAA
- a CDS encoding lipoprotein-releasing ABC transporter permease subunit, which yields MRFEIFVAARYLRGKRKTRFISLITFISVAGVSVGVTALIVVMSVMTGFDNALRETIIGNRSHLTVFNRAGLPLEEPYTVISELKALSPEILGAGPVMQMEALIKRGDNTTGAFVLGIDPELEAEVTDLPRNLTHEGGRMFGEGKMPGEKEIVLGFRLAHRLAARVGSEVAVMTDKPTVTPFGMRPGNQVFLTVSGISQAKMSDFDNLYAFVDIDTAQMLTGRNVVDGIHVRLTDAFLADKVSALIRDELPYRAETWYESQEAFFEALKQEKVAMFIILVFIVLVAAFNITSTLIMIVMEKQRDIGILRTLGTSGWSILSIFIVEGLLIGLTGTVIGLIFGVVLSYNINPVAELIAWFLGVDLFNSTIYYFDGIPVAIVISDLVWITVSAVLLTLVSTLYPAWSATRLNPVDALRYE from the coding sequence GTGCGATTTGAAATTTTTGTAGCAGCCCGCTATTTACGGGGAAAACGCAAAACACGTTTCATCAGCCTGATCACCTTTATTTCTGTGGCAGGCGTGAGTGTGGGTGTTACAGCGTTAATCGTGGTGATGAGTGTCATGACCGGTTTCGACAATGCGCTGCGCGAAACGATTATCGGCAATCGTTCCCATTTAACGGTCTTCAATCGTGCAGGCCTGCCGCTTGAAGAGCCCTACACGGTTATTTCCGAATTGAAAGCCCTTTCCCCGGAAATCTTGGGGGCAGGTCCCGTGATGCAAATGGAGGCTTTAATCAAACGGGGCGATAACACGACGGGTGCTTTTGTGTTGGGTATTGATCCGGAACTAGAAGCAGAAGTTACGGATCTGCCGCGCAACCTTACCCATGAGGGCGGCCGCATGTTTGGCGAGGGGAAAATGCCCGGTGAAAAAGAAATTGTGCTGGGCTTTCGGCTCGCCCACCGTCTCGCCGCGAGGGTAGGTTCTGAAGTGGCGGTCATGACGGATAAGCCCACGGTCACGCCTTTTGGCATGCGCCCGGGCAACCAAGTGTTTCTTACGGTGAGCGGTATTTCGCAAGCGAAAATGTCTGACTTCGACAATCTATATGCCTTTGTCGATATTGACACGGCACAAATGCTTACGGGCCGCAACGTGGTCGACGGCATACATGTGCGCCTGACCGATGCCTTTCTTGCCGACAAGGTGTCCGCCTTGATTCGTGATGAGCTGCCTTACCGTGCGGAAACGTGGTATGAAAGTCAGGAAGCATTTTTCGAAGCGTTGAAGCAGGAAAAAGTGGCGATGTTTATTATTCTTGTGTTCATTGTGCTTGTTGCCGCTTTTAATATCACGAGCACGCTGATTATGATCGTCATGGAAAAGCAACGAGACATCGGCATACTGCGCACGCTCGGTACAAGCGGCTGGTCTATACTCAGTATCTTCATTGTGGAAGGATTGCTTATAGGACTGACAGGTACCGTGATAGGGCTGATCTTCGGCGTGGTGCTTTCCTACAACATCAACCCTGTTGCAGAACTTATCGCGTGGTTCTTGGGCGTGGATTTATTTAATAGTACCATCTACTACTTCGACGGCATCCCCGTCGCCATTGTCATTTCTGATTTGGTGTGGATAACCGTTTCTGCGGTTTTGCTCACCCTAGTATCAACTCTATATCCGGCGTGGAGTGCCACACGCCTCAATCCGGTGGACGCGCTGCGCTATGAATAA